In one Capra hircus breed San Clemente chromosome 22, ASM170441v1, whole genome shotgun sequence genomic region, the following are encoded:
- the PCBP4 gene encoding poly(rC)-binding protein 4 isoform X1: MSGSDAGLEEEPELSITLTLRMLMHGKEVGSIIGKKGETVKRIREQSSARITISEGSCPERITTITGSTAAVFHAVSMIAFKLDEDLCAAPANGGNVSRPPVTLRLVIPASQCGSLIGKAGTKIKEIRETTGAQVQVAGDLLPNSTERAVTVSGVPDAIILCVRQICAVILESPPKGATIPYHPSLSLGTVLLSTNQGFSVQGQYGAVTPAEVTKLQQLSGHAVPFASPSMVPGLDPSTQTSSQEFLVPNDLIGCVIGRQGSKISEIRQMSGAHIKIGNQAEGAGERHVTITGSPVSIALAQYLITACLETAKSTSGGTPGSAPTDLPAPFSPPLTALPTAPPGLLGTPYAISLSNFIGLKPVPFLALPPASPGPPPGLAAYTAKMAAANGSKKAERQKFSPY, from the exons ATGAGCGGCTCAGATgcggggctggaggaggagccagAGCTCAGCATCACCCTCACACTGCGGATGCTGATGCACGGGAAG GAGGTGGGCAGCATAATTGGGAAG AAAGGAGAGACTGTAAAGCGAATCCGGGAACAG AGCAGCGCCCGGATCACCATCTCTGAGGGCTCCTGCCCTGAgcgcatcaccaccatcactgggTCTACAGCAGCCGTCTTCCACGCGGTCTCCATGATCGCCTTCAAGCTGGATGAG GACCTCTGCGCTGCTCCTGCAAACGGAGGGAATGTCTCCAGGCCTCCAGTGACCCTGCGCCTTGTCATCCCTGCAAGCCAGTGTGGCTCGCTGATTGGGAAGGCGGGCACCAAGATCAAGGAGATCAGAGAG ACTACAGGTGCCCAGGTGCAGGTGGCAGGGGACCTGCTCCCCAACTCCACAGAGCGCGCCGTCACCGTGTCCGGGGTGCCTGATGCCATCATCCTCTGTGTGCGCCAGATCTGTGCTGTCATCCTGGAG TCCCCACCCAAAGGAGCCACTATCCCGTACCATCCAAGCCTCTCCTTAGGTACTGTGCTTCTCTCCACCAACCAG GGGTTCTCTGTCCAGGGTCAGTATGGCGCTGTGACTCCAGCTGAG GTCACCAAGCTCCAGCAGCTCTCGGGCCACGCAGTCCCCTTCGCCTCACCCAGCATGGTGCCAG GACTGGATCCTAGCACACAGACCAGCTCACAGGAGTTCTTGGTTCCCAACGAC ctgATCGGCTGCGTGATCGGGCGCCAGGGCAGCAAGATCAGTGAGATCCGGCAGATGTCAGGGGCACATATCAAGATCGGGAACCAAGCCGAGGGTGCTGGTGAGCGGCACGTGACCATCACTGGTTCACCCGTCTCCATCGCCCTGGCCCAGTACCTCATCACTGCCTG TCTAGAAACGGCCAAGTCTACCTCTGGGGGAACACCCGGCTCGGCCCCCACAGACCTGCCTGCCCCTTTCTCGCCACCCCTGACGGCCCTGCCCACCGCTCCCCCAGGCCTGCTGGGCACACCCTATGCCATCTCCCTCTCCAACTTCATCGGCCTCAAGCCCGTACCCTTCTTGGCTCTAccacctgcctccccagggcCACCGCCGGGCTTGGCGGCCTACACTGCCAAGATGGCAGCGGCCAATGGGAgcaagaaagctgagcggcagAAATTCTCCCCCTACTGA
- the PCBP4 gene encoding poly(rC)-binding protein 4 isoform X2, with the protein MSGSDAGLEEEPELSITLTLRMLMHGKEVGSIIGKKGETVKRIREQSSARITISEGSCPERITTITGSTAAVFHAVSMIAFKLDEDLCAAPANGGNVSRPPVTLRLVIPASQCGSLIGKAGTKIKEIRETTGAQVQVAGDLLPNSTERAVTVSGVPDAIILCVRQICAVILESPPKGATIPYHPSLSLGTVLLSTNQGFSVQGQYGAVTPAEVTKLQQLSGHAVPFASPSMVPGLDPSTQTSSQEFLVPNDLIGCVIGRQGSKISEIRQMSGAHIKIGNQAEGAGERHVTITGSPVSIALAQYLITAWPAGHTLCHLPLQLHRPQARTLLGSTTCLPRATAGLGGLHCQDGSGQWEQES; encoded by the exons ATGAGCGGCTCAGATgcggggctggaggaggagccagAGCTCAGCATCACCCTCACACTGCGGATGCTGATGCACGGGAAG GAGGTGGGCAGCATAATTGGGAAG AAAGGAGAGACTGTAAAGCGAATCCGGGAACAG AGCAGCGCCCGGATCACCATCTCTGAGGGCTCCTGCCCTGAgcgcatcaccaccatcactgggTCTACAGCAGCCGTCTTCCACGCGGTCTCCATGATCGCCTTCAAGCTGGATGAG GACCTCTGCGCTGCTCCTGCAAACGGAGGGAATGTCTCCAGGCCTCCAGTGACCCTGCGCCTTGTCATCCCTGCAAGCCAGTGTGGCTCGCTGATTGGGAAGGCGGGCACCAAGATCAAGGAGATCAGAGAG ACTACAGGTGCCCAGGTGCAGGTGGCAGGGGACCTGCTCCCCAACTCCACAGAGCGCGCCGTCACCGTGTCCGGGGTGCCTGATGCCATCATCCTCTGTGTGCGCCAGATCTGTGCTGTCATCCTGGAG TCCCCACCCAAAGGAGCCACTATCCCGTACCATCCAAGCCTCTCCTTAGGTACTGTGCTTCTCTCCACCAACCAG GGGTTCTCTGTCCAGGGTCAGTATGGCGCTGTGACTCCAGCTGAG GTCACCAAGCTCCAGCAGCTCTCGGGCCACGCAGTCCCCTTCGCCTCACCCAGCATGGTGCCAG GACTGGATCCTAGCACACAGACCAGCTCACAGGAGTTCTTGGTTCCCAACGAC ctgATCGGCTGCGTGATCGGGCGCCAGGGCAGCAAGATCAGTGAGATCCGGCAGATGTCAGGGGCACATATCAAGATCGGGAACCAAGCCGAGGGTGCTGGTGAGCGGCACGTGACCATCACTGGTTCACCCGTCTCCATCGCCCTGGCCCAGTACCTCATCACTGCCTG GCCTGCTGGGCACACCCTATGCCATCTCCCTCTCCAACTTCATCGGCCTCAAGCCCGTACCCTTCTTGGCTCTAccacctgcctccccagggcCACCGCCGGGCTTGGCGGCCTACACTGCCAAGATGGCAGCGGCCAATGGGAgcaagaaagctga
- the PCBP4 gene encoding poly(rC)-binding protein 4 isoform X3, which produces MSGSDAGLEEEPELSITLTLRMLMHGKEVGSIIGKKGETVKRIREQSSARITISEGSCPERITTITGSTAAVFHAVSMIAFKLDEDLCAAPANGGNVSRPPVTLRLVIPASQCGSLIGKAGTKIKEIRETTGAQVQVAGDLLPNSTERAVTVSGVPDAIILCVRQICAVILESPPKGATIPYHPSLSLGTVLLSTNQGFSVQGQYGAVTPAEVTKLQQLSGHAVPFASPSMVPGLDPSTQTSSQEFLVPNDLIGCVIGRQGSKISEIRQMSGAHIKIGNQAEGAGERHVTITGSPVSIALAQYLITAWATAGLGGLHCQDGSGQWEQES; this is translated from the exons ATGAGCGGCTCAGATgcggggctggaggaggagccagAGCTCAGCATCACCCTCACACTGCGGATGCTGATGCACGGGAAG GAGGTGGGCAGCATAATTGGGAAG AAAGGAGAGACTGTAAAGCGAATCCGGGAACAG AGCAGCGCCCGGATCACCATCTCTGAGGGCTCCTGCCCTGAgcgcatcaccaccatcactgggTCTACAGCAGCCGTCTTCCACGCGGTCTCCATGATCGCCTTCAAGCTGGATGAG GACCTCTGCGCTGCTCCTGCAAACGGAGGGAATGTCTCCAGGCCTCCAGTGACCCTGCGCCTTGTCATCCCTGCAAGCCAGTGTGGCTCGCTGATTGGGAAGGCGGGCACCAAGATCAAGGAGATCAGAGAG ACTACAGGTGCCCAGGTGCAGGTGGCAGGGGACCTGCTCCCCAACTCCACAGAGCGCGCCGTCACCGTGTCCGGGGTGCCTGATGCCATCATCCTCTGTGTGCGCCAGATCTGTGCTGTCATCCTGGAG TCCCCACCCAAAGGAGCCACTATCCCGTACCATCCAAGCCTCTCCTTAGGTACTGTGCTTCTCTCCACCAACCAG GGGTTCTCTGTCCAGGGTCAGTATGGCGCTGTGACTCCAGCTGAG GTCACCAAGCTCCAGCAGCTCTCGGGCCACGCAGTCCCCTTCGCCTCACCCAGCATGGTGCCAG GACTGGATCCTAGCACACAGACCAGCTCACAGGAGTTCTTGGTTCCCAACGAC ctgATCGGCTGCGTGATCGGGCGCCAGGGCAGCAAGATCAGTGAGATCCGGCAGATGTCAGGGGCACATATCAAGATCGGGAACCAAGCCGAGGGTGCTGGTGAGCGGCACGTGACCATCACTGGTTCACCCGTCTCCATCGCCCTGGCCCAGTACCTCATCACTGCCTG ggcCACCGCCGGGCTTGGCGGCCTACACTGCCAAGATGGCAGCGGCCAATGGGAgcaagaaagctga